In Luteitalea sp. TBR-22, one genomic interval encodes:
- a CDS encoding M15 family metallopeptidase: MVWPPDTHVDLERFYGRHKLRPDGRPTAAWEQEHLTRIVTPYPLTLAWDLSAQVTRLTCHRLVAESLQRVFVGILAHYGDVQAVRRARMHLFGGCYNYRRISGSGRLSTHAWGAGIDLDPDRNPLGVPHSDQLGMLPLRVVELFEAEGWKWGGRFASRPDCMHFQATT, from the coding sequence ATGGTTTGGCCGCCGGACACACACGTCGATCTCGAGCGCTTTTACGGACGACACAAGCTGCGGCCCGACGGTCGACCGACCGCTGCCTGGGAGCAGGAGCACCTGACACGCATCGTCACGCCGTATCCGCTGACGCTGGCGTGGGACCTCTCGGCGCAGGTCACAAGGCTCACGTGCCACAGGCTTGTGGCAGAGAGCCTACAGCGCGTGTTCGTCGGCATACTGGCGCACTACGGCGACGTCCAGGCGGTGCGACGGGCGCGCATGCACCTATTCGGCGGCTGCTACAACTACCGCCGCATCAGCGGGAGCGGGCGACTGAGCACGCACGCCTGGGGCGCCGGTATCGATCTCGATCCGGACAGGAACCCCCTCGGCGTCCCGCATTCCGACCAGCTTGGGATGCTGCCCCTTCGCGTGGTGGAGCTCTTCGAGGCTGAAGGCTGGAAGTGGGGTGGACGCTTCGCGTCGCGGCCCGACTGCATGCATTTCCAGGCGACCACGTAG
- a CDS encoding alkaline phosphatase: MLRSVTTARVIVAESEGLATNPHHYDATSLWLDPDRDYRHKIATFHCDGLRPATRYFYQLELDGAVGHALPGRFRTAPATGTASSFRFACGGCARPGWFGKDRREAYDAIAAFPDVLFFVHLGDFHYKDIDDEWMVPRLEAYDDTLRREGVGDLFRHVPLAYTWDDHDFLGNNSEGGVDGHQVARRFARDAYDIYVPHYPLASSTEGIHQSFQIGRVLFLLTDSRFSRSSRKGSGTSGKTMLGVNQKVWLKDQLLRGKDLDLIVWSSSVPWIGKAEAGEDYWAGYADERAEIANHLKDNDIRNVCMISADAHMVAIDDGSNSGYAAGNRGGFPVLQAAALESPESEKGGP; encoded by the coding sequence GTGCTGCGATCGGTCACGACCGCGCGGGTCATTGTGGCCGAGAGTGAAGGCCTCGCCACGAATCCTCATCACTACGACGCCACTAGCCTGTGGCTCGATCCGGATCGCGACTATCGCCACAAGATCGCGACCTTCCACTGCGACGGCCTGCGTCCTGCCACGCGCTACTTCTATCAGCTCGAGCTCGACGGCGCCGTCGGACACGCGCTGCCGGGCCGCTTCCGCACCGCTCCGGCCACCGGGACGGCCTCGTCCTTCAGGTTCGCTTGTGGTGGATGCGCACGGCCTGGATGGTTCGGGAAGGACCGCCGGGAAGCGTACGACGCCATCGCCGCGTTCCCGGATGTCCTGTTCTTCGTGCATCTTGGCGACTTCCACTACAAGGACATCGACGATGAGTGGATGGTGCCTCGCCTCGAGGCCTACGACGACACGCTGCGCCGAGAAGGCGTCGGCGATCTGTTCCGGCACGTGCCACTCGCGTACACGTGGGACGATCACGACTTCCTGGGGAACAACTCGGAGGGTGGCGTCGATGGCCATCAGGTCGCGCGACGGTTTGCCCGGGACGCGTATGACATCTACGTGCCGCACTATCCCTTGGCGTCATCGACCGAGGGCATCCACCAGTCGTTCCAGATCGGCCGTGTACTCTTCCTCCTCACCGACTCGCGATTCTCGCGATCTTCGCGCAAGGGGTCCGGCACGTCGGGCAAGACGATGCTCGGTGTCAACCAGAAGGTCTGGTTGAAGGACCAGTTGTTGCGCGGCAAGGACCTCGACCTGATCGTCTGGTCCAGTTCGGTGCCGTGGATCGGCAAGGCAGAGGCCGGAGAGGACTACTGGGCCGGCTATGCCGACGAGCGTGCCGAGATCGCGAATCACCTGAAAGACAACGACATCCGGAACGTGTGCATGATCAGCGCGGATGCGCACATGGTGGCAATCGACGATGGCTCGAACAGCGGCTACGCGGCAGGCAACCGCGGGGGCTTCCCGGTGCTCCAGGCAGCCGCGCTCGAGAGCCCGGAGTCCGAGAAGGGCGGCCCGTAG
- a CDS encoding alpha/beta hydrolase, with translation MAVMIDRRHFIGGCCAVAGALLAGCKEHGASKRCPGGRSDFAKIDWVTSVKDVRQIGPQGGPPVVVLHELPGLTDDDLALARCLSKEQFHVYVPTLFGQFGQDNVLRGLKQACLGSTPLFACSELSARSAVLDMLEPLCDEIARHEGRPIGVVGMCLTGMLPLALLPNQVTAAVLCQPTLPFDFSQRKPSGQQVTNLGLGAADLTEACESSVPFMVMHYAGDELCPVERIQALNDTFGARVATVQLSGDHHSSLAGDFHEQAFADAVAYLKVRLGARTGPTVMQVARLGGRRCEIAYDGTWRAL, from the coding sequence ATGGCAGTCATGATCGACCGTCGTCACTTCATCGGCGGGTGCTGTGCAGTGGCTGGCGCGCTGCTTGCCGGTTGCAAGGAGCACGGGGCGAGCAAGCGGTGTCCAGGAGGGCGCTCCGACTTTGCGAAGATCGACTGGGTCACGTCCGTCAAGGACGTCAGGCAGATCGGGCCACAAGGCGGTCCGCCCGTGGTCGTGCTTCACGAGCTTCCTGGTCTGACCGATGACGACCTAGCTCTGGCGAGATGTCTCTCCAAAGAACAATTCCACGTCTACGTGCCGACATTGTTCGGCCAGTTCGGTCAGGACAATGTGCTCCGCGGGCTGAAGCAGGCGTGCCTCGGCAGCACGCCGCTGTTCGCCTGCTCGGAGTTGTCAGCCAGGAGCGCCGTTCTCGACATGCTGGAGCCTCTCTGTGACGAGATCGCAAGACACGAGGGAAGGCCGATTGGTGTCGTCGGCATGTGCCTGACTGGCATGCTGCCGCTCGCCCTCCTCCCGAACCAGGTCACCGCCGCAGTCCTGTGCCAGCCGACACTCCCGTTCGACTTTTCGCAGCGCAAGCCGTCTGGGCAGCAGGTGACGAATCTCGGGCTCGGGGCCGCCGATCTGACAGAGGCCTGCGAGTCGTCGGTTCCGTTCATGGTGATGCACTATGCGGGCGATGAGCTCTGCCCCGTCGAGCGCATTCAGGCGCTCAACGACACGTTCGGGGCCAGAGTCGCCACCGTCCAGCTGTCGGGCGATCATCATTCGTCGCTCGCCGGCGACTTCCATGAGCAGGCGTTTGCCGACGCCGTCGCATACCTGAAGGTTCGTCTCGGCGCCAGGACGGGACCGACGGTGATGCAGGTGGCCAGGCTCGGCGGACGCCGGTGTGAGATTGCCTACGACGGCACGTGGAGAGCGCTGTGA
- a CDS encoding membrane dipeptidase, producing the protein MGGRLRACRDWLLALVVCGIASTAHAQVLFDFEAGLSEWSVTGDAFSGEPFDARDPRSTDFAHIELGGSYWQGLPYPLGQSGTHLVRSSDRGTGTLVSKAFAVSPAVRYFSVLVGGHRRNDGVRIELLAGTRVVWQTAGYGPDQLHREAYELPADVRGQPLRVRIVDDSPDRHILVDRIELHEVQPPASRLVAWGLADYHTHPMNYMAFGALKGIRTVWGVAGTAFADYEFNDRLVERDLPRCTKGHGGGPGAEAFINAAEGSFVPGQSFIEQLRDLFHGLFFPGFFRTHPRRGGSDFRDWPDFRHGLHHQMHVTQIHRAWKGGLRLMTAIAVHNKGVEFIMSRLVNGRVALSSDRDELEAQVCGMSQLAELNRDWMEIAYSPAHARDIVAHGKLAVVLAVEMDQLGQLGFESPEDEVQYLWETGIRQVTPVHAIDNALGGAAVFQPAYNALNDLLNRGPVDARKEDLPPPVFFDVEHAGCGQPDDPGRGECVSYSLDQDQPRAYIMRSPATGLKLAPFLADADPKAAEYGVFRGMANRRGLTPAGERYIRALMRRGMLVGLEHMSNRTVDDVYRLVGRMIEESGHPECRELTPESSDECFARAFPLVVSHAHLRRLSPMSNPVSGYLPSEYEVSDRQALMIWKTGGLIGQFVAEDPAEVVDGVNWPSYANDCGGSSKSFGYSLTYAQHLLGHRGVGLATDFTIIQGTAPRFGDHACWGARGALTDDGRPPVPRQYERRAQAKPVVYARDDGHSSPTTSPLRPYRLGQRVYDFNTDGLANYGLVPDLLQDLTNLGWPEKSRSSLFRSVEDFITTWEKAERLSTTNGGVLFVPKLPLCVVACRGLCPNSPNGGAPSR; encoded by the coding sequence ATGGGCGGGCGGCTTCGTGCTTGCCGGGACTGGCTGCTTGCACTGGTCGTCTGCGGCATCGCCTCCACTGCTCACGCGCAGGTGCTCTTCGACTTCGAGGCAGGGCTGTCCGAGTGGTCAGTGACCGGAGATGCCTTCTCCGGTGAACCTTTCGACGCACGGGATCCGCGATCCACCGACTTCGCGCACATCGAGCTCGGAGGCAGCTACTGGCAGGGACTGCCGTACCCGCTTGGTCAGAGCGGCACCCACCTCGTGCGGTCGTCCGACAGGGGCACAGGCACGCTCGTGTCCAAGGCCTTCGCGGTGTCTCCGGCAGTGCGCTACTTCAGCGTGTTGGTCGGCGGACACCGGCGCAACGACGGCGTGCGCATCGAGCTTCTGGCCGGGACCCGGGTCGTCTGGCAGACCGCCGGCTACGGCCCCGATCAGCTGCACCGGGAGGCCTACGAGTTGCCAGCAGACGTTCGCGGACAGCCGCTGCGGGTACGCATCGTCGACGATTCGCCCGACCGCCATATCCTCGTCGACCGAATCGAATTGCACGAGGTTCAGCCTCCCGCCTCGAGGCTGGTGGCGTGGGGGTTGGCTGACTATCACACCCACCCGATGAACTACATGGCATTCGGAGCCCTCAAAGGCATCCGTACCGTGTGGGGCGTCGCGGGCACGGCGTTCGCCGACTACGAGTTCAACGACAGGCTCGTCGAACGCGACCTGCCGCGGTGTACGAAGGGCCACGGCGGCGGACCCGGCGCGGAGGCGTTCATCAACGCCGCGGAAGGCTCATTCGTGCCCGGACAGTCCTTCATCGAGCAACTGCGAGACCTCTTCCACGGGCTGTTCTTCCCTGGATTCTTCCGCACGCATCCTCGGCGTGGCGGCTCTGACTTCCGTGACTGGCCTGACTTCCGCCACGGCCTCCACCATCAGATGCACGTCACCCAGATTCACCGTGCGTGGAAAGGCGGCCTTCGGCTCATGACCGCGATCGCTGTGCACAACAAGGGAGTCGAGTTCATCATGTCCAGGCTCGTGAACGGACGCGTGGCCCTGAGCTCGGACAGAGACGAGCTGGAAGCCCAGGTGTGCGGCATGAGCCAACTTGCCGAGCTGAACCGCGACTGGATGGAGATCGCCTACAGTCCGGCGCACGCACGCGACATCGTCGCCCACGGCAAGCTGGCGGTCGTGTTGGCGGTCGAAATGGATCAGCTCGGCCAGCTCGGATTCGAGAGCCCGGAAGATGAAGTGCAGTACCTGTGGGAGACCGGCATTCGGCAGGTCACTCCTGTCCATGCGATCGACAACGCTCTCGGCGGTGCCGCCGTCTTCCAGCCCGCGTACAACGCCCTAAACGACCTGTTGAACCGCGGACCAGTGGATGCGCGCAAGGAGGACCTTCCGCCGCCGGTGTTCTTCGACGTCGAGCACGCTGGATGCGGACAGCCTGACGACCCAGGCAGGGGAGAGTGCGTGTCCTACTCGCTCGATCAGGATCAGCCGCGCGCCTACATCATGCGATCCCCTGCCACCGGACTGAAGCTCGCGCCCTTCCTGGCCGATGCCGACCCCAAGGCCGCCGAGTACGGGGTCTTTCGTGGAATGGCGAACCGAAGGGGATTGACCCCTGCGGGTGAACGATACATTCGCGCGCTGATGCGGCGAGGCATGCTCGTCGGTCTCGAGCACATGTCGAACCGCACAGTGGACGACGTCTACCGGCTGGTCGGACGGATGATCGAGGAGTCTGGTCATCCGGAGTGTCGTGAGCTGACTCCTGAGTCCAGCGATGAGTGCTTCGCGCGTGCCTTCCCGCTGGTCGTGTCACACGCACATCTGCGACGGCTCTCACCGATGTCGAACCCGGTCTCCGGATATCTGCCGTCAGAGTACGAGGTCAGCGATCGTCAAGCCCTCATGATCTGGAAGACGGGCGGACTGATCGGGCAGTTCGTCGCCGAGGATCCGGCCGAAGTCGTCGACGGCGTCAACTGGCCATCGTACGCGAACGACTGCGGCGGTTCCTCGAAAAGCTTCGGGTACAGCTTGACCTACGCACAACACCTGCTCGGCCACCGAGGTGTTGGCCTGGCGACAGATTTCACAATCATCCAGGGTACCGCTCCTCGGTTCGGAGATCACGCGTGCTGGGGAGCACGGGGTGCCCTGACAGACGACGGTCGCCCTCCTGTCCCGCGGCAGTACGAGCGCAGGGCGCAAGCGAAGCCCGTCGTATACGCCCGCGACGACGGTCACTCGTCCCCGACCACGTCTCCACTCCGACCGTACCGGCTGGGGCAACGCGTCTACGACTTCAACACCGACGGTCTCGCCAATTACGGCCTGGTGCCCGACCTGCTCCAGGACCTTACGAACCTCGGGTGGCCAGAGAAATCGCGAAGCTCGCTGTTTCGTTCGGTCGAGGACTTCATCACCACGTGGGAGAAGGCCGAACGGCTCTCCACCACGAACGGCGGCGTGCTATTCGTTCCGAAGTTACCGCTGTGCGTAGTGGCCTGTCGGGGACTGTGCCCCAACTCGCCGAATGGAGGCGCGCCCAGCCGTTGA
- a CDS encoding MBL fold metallo-hydrolase: MLTATVSHAAEQAPGVDLVERCGARQSRGEARGRIEVRFFGTTSLLIRDESTVILVDPFVTRPGRWQLARIAPDVALIDESIKALGASRAAAVVTTHSHYDHAMDAATFAEKTGAVLVGSGSTWNIGWGAGLPPARMRVVRRDACLAFGRFEVSFLASKHGRPEFFPGAIDQPVVAPAAPWSWKTGEVFSVWLRHETGSILVHASAGYEPRALAGTTADVVYLGVAGLGSADEAFIDAYWNEVVRETRARRVVLIHWDDFTRPLKAPLRPRSAKEYDRMLAHVLRRACKEGVDVALPLTWQPSDPLVSAEVPAPVSRDQHEAAGLRLLSCAAQR, encoded by the coding sequence GTGCTCACGGCCACGGTGTCGCATGCGGCGGAGCAGGCGCCCGGAGTCGATCTGGTGGAACGCTGTGGCGCCCGCCAATCGCGCGGCGAGGCCCGAGGCCGCATCGAAGTGCGGTTCTTCGGAACCACATCCCTCTTGATCCGCGACGAGTCCACGGTGATTCTCGTCGACCCGTTCGTGACGCGTCCCGGCCGATGGCAGTTGGCACGGATTGCCCCTGATGTGGCCCTGATCGATGAAAGCATCAAGGCCCTGGGCGCTTCTCGAGCCGCTGCGGTGGTCACGACGCATTCGCATTACGACCATGCGATGGATGCCGCGACCTTCGCAGAGAAGACAGGAGCCGTCCTGGTGGGCTCTGGGTCGACCTGGAACATCGGATGGGGCGCAGGACTGCCTCCGGCTCGGATGCGCGTCGTTCGCCGCGATGCGTGCCTGGCGTTCGGACGGTTCGAGGTCTCCTTCCTCGCCTCGAAGCACGGTCGGCCAGAGTTCTTCCCGGGCGCGATCGATCAGCCTGTCGTTGCGCCTGCAGCGCCGTGGTCCTGGAAGACGGGCGAGGTGTTCTCGGTCTGGCTGCGCCATGAGACCGGTTCGATCCTGGTACATGCCAGCGCCGGCTACGAGCCTCGCGCACTCGCCGGGACTACGGCCGACGTCGTCTATCTGGGCGTCGCGGGGCTCGGTTCGGCAGATGAGGCCTTCATCGATGCTTACTGGAACGAAGTGGTCCGCGAGACTCGTGCTCGGAGAGTCGTGCTCATTCACTGGGACGACTTCACCCGACCGTTGAAGGCGCCATTGCGACCTCGCAGCGCCAAAGAGTACGACCGGATGCTGGCGCACGTGCTCCGGCGGGCGTGCAAGGAGGGTGTGGACGTCGCGCTGCCACTCACCTGGCAACCGAGCGACCCGCTGGTGTCAGCGGAGGTGCCGGCACCGGTCAGTCGAGACCAGCACGAGGCCGCGGGCCTGCGACTGCTGTCGTGTGCGGCGCAGCGATGA
- a CDS encoding alkaline phosphatase encodes MATQFRTQAGPWAGALTDTSITIRASVLRSVTTARVIVAESEDLSTNPAAHEAASLWLDPNRDYRHKIATFHCQGLRPSTSYFYQLELDGVLGHALPGRFRTAPAAGSASSFRFACGGCARPGLFGKNRREAYDAIAAFPDVLFFVHLGDFHYRDIDDESVVPRLEAYDDTLRRDGVGDMFRSVPVAYTWDDHDFLGNNSEGGADANQVARRFARDAYDLYVPHYPLAASTEGIHQSFQIGRVLFLLTDSRFSRSPRKGSGTSGKTMLGVNQKAWLKDQLLRGKDMDLIVWASSVPWIGQAEAGEDYWAGYADERAELANHVRAHQIRNLCMISADAHMVAMDDGSNSGYASDSRGGFPVFQAAALESPESEKGGPYSHGTESGQRGPGIAGRRQFGVCDIDYDAAGVPRVTWMAFRATKETGVLQQLLTLEFPARTTFADF; translated from the coding sequence ATGGCGACACAGTTCAGGACGCAGGCAGGTCCGTGGGCAGGCGCGCTTACCGACACCTCGATCACCATCCGCGCCAGCGTATTGCGCTCGGTCACGACGGCACGCGTCATCGTGGCCGAGAGTGAGGACCTGTCCACCAACCCCGCAGCCCACGAGGCCGCGAGTCTGTGGCTCGACCCGAATCGTGACTACCGTCACAAGATCGCGACATTCCACTGCCAGGGGCTGCGTCCGAGCACCAGCTACTTCTATCAACTCGAGCTCGACGGGGTGCTCGGTCATGCGCTGCCCGGTCGCTTCCGCACCGCGCCAGCGGCAGGCTCGGCCTCGTCCTTTCGCTTCGCCTGCGGTGGATGCGCGCGGCCCGGGTTGTTCGGGAAGAACCGTCGAGAGGCGTACGACGCCATCGCCGCATTCCCTGATGTCCTGTTCTTCGTGCATCTTGGCGACTTCCACTACCGGGACATCGATGACGAGTCGGTCGTGCCGCGTCTCGAGGCGTACGACGACACGCTCCGTCGCGATGGTGTTGGCGACATGTTCCGGAGCGTGCCGGTCGCGTACACATGGGACGATCATGACTTCCTCGGGAACAACTCGGAGGGGGGCGCTGACGCCAACCAGGTCGCGCGCCGGTTCGCCAGGGATGCGTACGACCTCTATGTGCCGCACTATCCGCTTGCCGCTTCGACCGAAGGGATCCATCAGTCGTTCCAGATCGGTCGCGTGCTGTTCCTTCTCACCGACTCCCGCTTCTCGAGGTCGCCGCGCAAGGGATCCGGAACGTCGGGCAAGACCATGCTCGGCGTGAACCAGAAGGCGTGGCTGAAGGATCAGTTGCTTCGCGGTAAGGACATGGACCTGATCGTCTGGGCGAGCTCGGTGCCGTGGATTGGACAGGCGGAGGCCGGCGAAGACTATTGGGCCGGCTACGCCGACGAGCGCGCCGAGCTCGCCAATCACGTGCGCGCCCACCAGATCCGGAACCTGTGCATGATCAGTGCTGACGCCCACATGGTGGCCATGGACGATGGCTCGAACAGCGGCTATGCGTCGGACAGCCGCGGCGGGTTTCCGGTGTTCCAGGCGGCGGCGCTCGAGAGCCCGGAGTCGGAGAAGGGAGGTCCGTACTCGCACGGCACGGAAAGTGGACAGCGCGGCCCGGGCATCGCCGGTCGCCGTCAATTCGGCGTGTGCGACATCGACTACGACGCCGCCGGCGTGCCGCGCGTCACGTGGATGGCCTTCCGCGCCACCAAGGAGACGGGCGTGCTCCAGCAGCTCCTCACGCTCGAGTTCCCGGCGCGCACCACTTTCGCAGATTTCTGA
- a CDS encoding N-acetylmuramoyl-L-alanine amidase produces MKFCIDPGHGMSNRQIGIFDSGAVHVENGFLFKEADIALRYGLALKDAFRARGIEVFMTRDDETDHAPVGRRAAMASSAGCDALISLHLNDFDDDRANGLEVLFRDQRGKALAQKLQTALLKVTGMADRRIKQRTDLAVLKFSGLAVLIELGFIANDADRAKLLDAQVRESVVQAIATVSIEHVGAA; encoded by the coding sequence ATGAAGTTCTGCATCGATCCCGGCCATGGCATGAGCAACCGCCAGATCGGCATCTTCGACAGCGGCGCGGTCCACGTCGAGAACGGCTTTCTGTTCAAGGAAGCTGACATCGCGCTCCGGTACGGCCTCGCGCTCAAGGACGCGTTCAGAGCCAGAGGCATCGAGGTCTTCATGACGCGCGACGACGAGACCGACCATGCACCGGTCGGCAGGCGCGCGGCGATGGCCAGCAGCGCCGGCTGTGACGCCCTCATCTCCCTGCACCTGAACGACTTCGACGATGACCGGGCCAATGGCCTCGAAGTGCTGTTCCGAGACCAGCGTGGCAAGGCACTCGCGCAGAAGCTGCAGACGGCGCTGCTGAAGGTCACCGGGATGGCCGATCGCAGGATCAAGCAGCGCACCGATCTTGCGGTGTTGAAGTTCTCCGGGCTCGCCGTCCTGATCGAACTCGGCTTCATCGCCAACGATGCCGATCGCGCCAAGCTGCTCGACGCTCAGGTGCGCGAGTCGGTGGTGCAGGCGATCGCGACGGTGAGCATCGAACACGTCGGCGCGGCGTAG
- a CDS encoding DUF3616 domain-containing protein produces the protein MPDTPHSTVSIRFDPAIAAKEVASIVSNLSGAVIAGPHLWLGGDEGTGVERLTRDADGGFSGHERFDLAEVLGLSSDDGEIDIEGMDVDGGCLWLVGSHSLKRKKPEADKKPADNIARLGKVSADGNRFTLARVPLSATGEPTTTGSVAPARLRGDAQGNVLLDTLRSDPHLGWAVPSVQADGSWRGGPSKDNGLDVEGLAVTGDRVFIGLRGPVLRGWAVVLELRVGTDAGSLTLEPIPPTGALVRRHFLDLDGLGVRDLVRDGSDLLILAGPTMDLDGPTDIYRWKCALSQAADSLTFREQLQRVASLPFGEGSDHAEALTFLPGDPRRVLVSYDSPQASRIKGDTGNEVVLDVFELAT, from the coding sequence ATGCCAGACACTCCGCACAGCACCGTCTCCATCCGCTTCGACCCCGCCATCGCCGCCAAGGAGGTCGCCAGTATCGTGTCGAACTTGTCCGGCGCGGTGATCGCCGGACCGCATCTCTGGCTCGGGGGCGACGAGGGCACCGGTGTCGAGCGACTCACACGGGACGCTGACGGCGGGTTCTCCGGTCACGAGCGATTCGACCTCGCCGAGGTCCTCGGACTGTCGAGCGACGACGGCGAGATCGACATCGAGGGCATGGATGTCGACGGAGGCTGCCTGTGGCTGGTCGGGTCGCACAGCCTGAAGCGAAAGAAGCCCGAGGCCGACAAGAAGCCGGCCGACAACATCGCGCGTCTCGGCAAGGTGAGCGCTGATGGCAACCGCTTCACCCTCGCCAGGGTCCCCCTCTCCGCCACGGGCGAGCCGACGACCACTGGCAGTGTCGCGCCGGCGCGCCTGAGGGGTGATGCGCAGGGGAACGTGTTGCTCGACACGCTCCGCAGCGACCCCCATCTGGGCTGGGCAGTGCCCTCGGTGCAGGCCGACGGCTCGTGGCGCGGCGGGCCCAGCAAGGACAATGGTCTCGATGTCGAAGGGCTCGCCGTCACCGGCGACCGGGTGTTCATCGGCCTCCGGGGTCCGGTGCTGCGCGGCTGGGCGGTGGTCCTGGAACTGCGCGTCGGCACTGACGCCGGCTCGCTCACGCTCGAACCGATTCCGCCGACAGGCGCCCTCGTGCGTCGTCACTTCCTCGACCTCGATGGCCTTGGCGTGAGAGACCTCGTCCGAGACGGGTCCGATCTCTTGATCCTTGCCGGCCCGACGATGGACCTCGACGGCCCGACGGACATCTACCGCTGGAAGTGCGCGCTGTCGCAGGCCGCCGACTCATTGACGTTCCGCGAGCAGCTGCAGCGCGTGGCGTCTCTCCCGTTCGGAGAGGGGTCCGACCACGCCGAGGCGCTCACGTTCCTGCCAGGCGACCCACGGCGAGTGCTGGTGTCGTACGACTCTCCGCAGGCATCTCGCATCAAGGGCGACACCGGTAACGAGGTCGTGCTGGACGTCTTCGAGTTGGCGACGTAA
- a CDS encoding IS5 family transposase, giving the protein MRGDDRQPTSMFSYVSAEDRVPKDHPLRPIRTLVDEILRDMSRDFDGLYARVGRPSIPPERLLRAQLLQLFYSIRSERLLMEQLDYNILFRWFVGLEMDEPIWVPTVFTKNRDRLLNQEVARQFLARVVDRAAAWMSDEHFTVDGTLIEAWASHKRFQPKDGPPEGDGRNFHGQSRTNDTHASKTDPDARLYRKSGQTEARLAYLGHVLMENRHGLIVDGMATTADGHAERDAALLMLQKHARPSGARTLGADKGFDTRDFVDVTRQLGYTPHVSQNVKRTGGSAIDRRTTRHPGYAVSQACRPRIERVFGWLKPLAGLRKVKLRGLDKVDSLFVFACAAFNLRRLPRLIAMAATPA; this is encoded by the coding sequence ATGCGCGGAGACGACCGTCAGCCCACGTCGATGTTCAGCTATGTGTCGGCCGAGGACCGCGTCCCGAAGGACCATCCGCTGCGTCCGATCCGGACGCTGGTCGACGAGATCCTTCGCGACATGTCGCGTGACTTCGATGGCCTCTACGCCCGCGTCGGCCGGCCCTCGATTCCGCCCGAGCGACTGCTGCGCGCGCAGCTGCTGCAGCTGTTCTACTCGATCCGCAGCGAGCGCCTGCTCATGGAGCAGCTCGATTACAACATCCTGTTCCGGTGGTTCGTGGGCCTCGAGATGGACGAACCGATCTGGGTGCCGACCGTGTTCACCAAGAACCGGGATCGCCTGCTGAATCAGGAGGTCGCCCGCCAGTTCCTGGCGCGGGTCGTCGATCGCGCAGCCGCGTGGATGTCCGACGAGCACTTCACCGTCGACGGTACGCTGATCGAGGCGTGGGCCAGTCACAAGCGCTTTCAGCCGAAAGACGGGCCGCCGGAGGGCGACGGCCGCAACTTCCATGGCCAGTCGCGCACCAACGACACGCACGCCTCGAAGACCGATCCGGATGCGCGGTTGTATCGGAAATCGGGGCAGACCGAGGCGCGCCTGGCGTATCTCGGGCACGTGCTGATGGAGAATCGCCACGGCTTGATCGTCGATGGGATGGCCACGACGGCGGATGGCCACGCCGAACGCGATGCCGCGCTGCTGATGCTGCAGAAGCACGCGCGTCCGTCGGGCGCGCGCACGCTCGGCGCCGACAAGGGGTTCGACACCCGCGATTTCGTCGACGTCACCCGGCAGCTGGGGTATACCCCGCACGTCAGCCAGAACGTGAAGCGCACGGGCGGCAGCGCGATCGATCGCCGCACGACGCGGCATCCCGGCTACGCGGTCAGCCAAGCCTGTCGGCCTCGCATCGAACGGGTCTTCGGCTGGCTGAAACCGCTGGCCGGTCTGCGCAAGGTCAAGCTCCGCGGCCTGGACAAGGTCGACAGCCTCTTCGTCTTCGCGTGCGCGGCGTTCAACCTGAGACGACTGCCGAGGCTCATCGCGATGGCCGCCACGCCGGCATGA